The following proteins are encoded in a genomic region of Actinomadura sp. NAK00032:
- a CDS encoding DUF397 domain-containing protein yields the protein MHPSADSPTAVWRKSSKSTATGNECVELTAMTGLIAVRDSADPDGPKLAFTSSAWREFMTRVKSGQRLDQTR from the coding sequence ATGCATCCCTCCGCAGACTCGCCCACCGCGGTCTGGCGGAAGAGTTCCAAGAGCACTGCGACAGGCAACGAGTGCGTCGAACTCACCGCCATGACCGGGCTCATCGCCGTCCGTGACTCCGCCGATCCTGACGGACCCAAGCTGGCGTTCACATCATCCGCCTGGCGGGAGTTCATGACCCGTGTGAAGAGCGGCCAGAGGCTCGATCAGACCAGGTGA
- a CDS encoding DUF4240 domain-containing protein, which translates to MDEDKFWAVIEECRADSGGDLAALVNSLERSLSMLPADEAAAFFDRWQAVGERARRWLVWDAACVLLSWTIDDSFADFRAWLITRGRAAFKAVVDDPDNLADLAGELLATAWAVAEQLDGVVGWAASAAKGVEHPAEIRHVAEPGIRLGEERLDLDDAMAVRARLPRVWDARHLV; encoded by the coding sequence ATGGACGAGGACAAGTTCTGGGCGGTGATCGAGGAGTGCCGCGCCGACAGCGGCGGCGACCTCGCAGCGTTGGTCAACTCCCTGGAGCGAAGCCTGTCGATGCTTCCCGCCGATGAGGCGGCCGCTTTCTTCGATCGTTGGCAGGCGGTCGGCGAGCGGGCGCGGCGTTGGCTGGTGTGGGACGCAGCCTGCGTGCTACTGAGTTGGACGATCGACGACTCGTTCGCCGATTTCCGGGCGTGGCTGATCACTCGCGGTCGTGCGGCGTTCAAGGCCGTCGTCGATGATCCGGACAACCTTGCGGACCTCGCGGGTGAGCTACTGGCAACTGCCTGGGCCGTGGCCGAGCAACTCGATGGGGTTGTGGGCTGGGCGGCTTCTGCGGCCAAGGGAGTCGAGCATCCCGCCGAGATCCGGCATGTGGCCGAGCCGGGAATCCGTCTCGGGGAAGAGCGGCTCGATCTTGATGACGCGATGGCGGTACGCGCCCGGCTTCCGCGCGTCTGGGACGCACGTCACCTGGTCTGA
- a CDS encoding rhodanese-like domain-containing protein: MNFGEDVPAVGAADVPQDGYLLDVREQDEWDAGHAPEAVHIPMRQLGDRAGEVPRDREVFVICRSGARSAQVTVALNQAGWLAKNVDGGMKGWAEAGRPMEGAGDGPPFVA, translated from the coding sequence ATGAATTTCGGGGAAGACGTGCCGGCGGTCGGCGCCGCCGACGTCCCGCAGGACGGCTACCTGCTGGACGTCCGGGAGCAGGACGAGTGGGACGCCGGGCACGCGCCCGAGGCGGTCCACATTCCGATGCGGCAGCTGGGCGACCGGGCCGGGGAGGTGCCGCGCGACCGGGAGGTCTTCGTGATCTGCCGGTCCGGGGCGCGGTCGGCGCAGGTGACGGTGGCGCTCAACCAGGCGGGCTGGCTGGCGAAGAACGTCGACGGCGGGATGAAGGGCTGGGCGGAGGCCGGGCGTCCCATGGAGGGCGCGGGCGACGGTCCGCCGTTCGTCGCGTGA
- a CDS encoding SSI family serine proteinase inhibitor: MRYRTLLFAAPGVAMLLTLAACGDEQANGNPAAEPSGATSVQPSGTPADTLTITVKASAEAPAKTWTLTCDPPGGTHPKAADACAALTKAKEPFKPVPKDQMCTKIYGGPEIATVKGSWQDENIDTKFTRQDGCQLHRWTQVAPVFGNVPKVR, from the coding sequence ATGCGGTATCGGACGCTCCTGTTCGCCGCGCCGGGCGTGGCCATGCTCCTGACCCTGGCCGCCTGCGGTGACGAACAGGCCAACGGAAATCCCGCCGCGGAGCCTTCGGGCGCCACGTCCGTGCAGCCTTCCGGCACCCCGGCGGACACGCTCACCATCACCGTCAAGGCCTCCGCGGAGGCCCCCGCCAAGACCTGGACGCTGACCTGCGATCCTCCAGGCGGTACCCATCCGAAGGCCGCCGACGCGTGCGCGGCCCTGACCAAGGCCAAGGAACCCTTCAAGCCCGTCCCGAAGGACCAGATGTGCACCAAGATCTACGGCGGCCCTGAGATCGCCACGGTCAAGGGCAGCTGGCAGGACGAGAACATCGACACCAAGTTCACCCGCCAGGACGGCTGCCAGCTCCACCGCTGGACGCAAGTGGCCCCCGTCTTCGGCAACGTCCCCAAGGTCCGCTGA
- a CDS encoding helix-turn-helix transcriptional regulator: MAPVPHSLTARGRRLARELKAHRERAGMTLDQAAAALGWNRFKLGRIEAGKTKATAADVERILDLYGTEDFVHAALIQLARDAGRRGWWTAYSGVFTGGYVSLEDEASEIRTYHVQLVPGLLQTEDYARAIISAGIPDDPDEVNKRLHARMARKTLLSRPDAPTLRTVLAESALRQLIGGPQVMRDQLTELNRAAQRSNIDVRALPYTVGAHAGAEGSFVILGYADPLDPDIGYSEGIYGNVYIEGADHVARCNAAFDAIWGAALGEEQSAALIAAIAADL, translated from the coding sequence ATGGCACCGGTACCCCACAGCCTCACCGCACGCGGCCGCCGACTGGCCCGCGAACTCAAAGCCCACCGCGAGCGCGCCGGGATGACACTCGACCAGGCTGCGGCGGCCCTGGGCTGGAACCGGTTCAAGCTCGGCCGTATCGAGGCCGGCAAGACCAAGGCCACGGCGGCGGACGTGGAGCGCATCCTCGACCTCTACGGCACCGAAGACTTCGTCCACGCCGCACTCATCCAACTGGCACGCGACGCGGGCCGACGCGGCTGGTGGACCGCCTACTCCGGCGTGTTCACCGGCGGATACGTCAGCCTCGAAGACGAAGCATCAGAGATCCGCACCTACCACGTCCAACTCGTCCCCGGGCTCCTCCAGACCGAGGACTACGCACGGGCCATCATCTCCGCCGGCATCCCCGACGACCCAGACGAGGTCAACAAACGGCTCCACGCCCGCATGGCACGCAAGACACTGCTCAGCCGCCCGGATGCACCCACTCTCAGAACCGTCCTCGCCGAATCAGCGCTCCGGCAACTCATCGGCGGCCCGCAGGTGATGCGCGACCAACTCACCGAACTCAACCGTGCCGCCCAGCGCTCCAACATCGACGTCCGCGCTCTTCCCTACACGGTCGGTGCCCACGCCGGAGCCGAAGGCTCCTTCGTCATACTTGGCTACGCCGACCCGCTGGATCCCGACATCGGCTACTCCGAAGGCATCTACGGCAACGTCTACATCGAAGGTGCCGACCATGTCGCCCGCTGCAACGCCGCGTTCGACGCCATCTGGGGCGCTGCGCTTGGCGAGGAGCAGAGCGCGGCCCTTATCGCCGCAATAGCCGCAGACCTGTAG